One Pseudomonas brassicacearum genomic region harbors:
- a CDS encoding DNA polymerase III subunit delta' produces the protein MAEAYPWQDGLWQQLAGRAQHAHAYLLHGPVGIGKRALAERLMASLLCQHPGASNACGECKSCLLLKAGSHPDNYVLEPEEADKAIKVDQVRDLVSFVVQTAQMGGRKVVLIEPVESMNINAANALLKSLEEPSGDTVLLLVSHQPSRLLPTIKSRCVQQACPLPSEAASLQWLAQALPDSSDEERVELLTLAAGSPLAAVSLRAQGVLEQRALVVDGVKKLLKQQQSPTQLAEGWNAIPLLLLFDWFCDWSSLILRYQLTEDEAGLGLADMRKVIQYLAQKSSQDKILNIQDWILAQRQKVLGKANLNRVLLLEALLVQWASLPGRN, from the coding sequence GTGGCTGAAGCCTATCCCTGGCAGGACGGCCTCTGGCAACAGCTCGCCGGGCGTGCCCAGCATGCCCATGCCTATTTGCTGCACGGCCCGGTGGGCATTGGCAAGCGGGCGTTGGCTGAGCGTCTGATGGCCAGCCTGTTATGCCAGCACCCGGGCGCCTCTAACGCCTGCGGCGAGTGCAAATCCTGCCTGCTGCTCAAGGCTGGCAGCCATCCCGACAACTATGTGCTGGAACCGGAGGAAGCGGACAAGGCGATCAAGGTCGATCAGGTTCGTGATCTGGTCAGTTTCGTGGTCCAGACTGCGCAGATGGGTGGGCGCAAAGTGGTGTTGATCGAGCCGGTCGAGTCGATGAACATCAACGCCGCCAACGCCTTGCTCAAGAGCCTCGAAGAACCGTCTGGCGACACCGTGCTGTTGCTGGTCAGCCACCAGCCGAGCCGCTTGCTGCCGACGATCAAGAGCCGCTGCGTACAGCAGGCCTGTCCGCTGCCAAGCGAGGCGGCGAGCCTGCAGTGGCTGGCCCAGGCCTTGCCTGACAGCAGCGATGAAGAACGCGTCGAATTGCTGACCCTGGCCGCCGGTTCGCCCTTGGCGGCCGTCAGTCTTCGGGCCCAGGGCGTATTGGAGCAGCGGGCGTTGGTGGTGGACGGAGTGAAAAAACTGCTCAAGCAGCAGCAATCCCCCACGCAACTGGCTGAAGGTTGGAATGCCATCCCGCTGCTATTGCTGTTTGACTGGTTCTGCGACTGGTCGAGCCTGATCCTGCGCTACCAGCTCACCGAGGACGAGGCCGGCCTGGGGTTGGCGGACATGCGCAAGGTGATCCAATACCTGGCGCAAAAAAGCAGCCAGGACAAAATCTTGAACATTCAGGACTGGATTCTTGCCCAACGTCAGAAGGTGCTGGGTAAGGCAAACCTCAATCGGGTGTTGTTGCTCGAGGCTCTGTTGGTGCAGTGGGCGAGTTTGCCTGGTCGAAACTGA